In the Emys orbicularis isolate rEmyOrb1 chromosome 3, rEmyOrb1.hap1, whole genome shotgun sequence genome, one interval contains:
- the FAM177B gene encoding protein FAM177B, with translation MEDTREILQEEDGFQHNEMEDKDRGETKSPRRIIYFANGETMEEYSTEEEEEEEQQPLDTSKLSWGLYLRLWAVRIATTSLFSIFFQGDRHPACEFLGGKLAMLFGLNEPKYQYAIDEYYRTQKKESEDDEDGEKISETNEAESLNEKHHLEVQSVEYGSIRLKDAMEFSQRSTFANINEASKHDLQSPNCISAVKK, from the exons ATGGAAGATACCAGAGAGATTCTACAG GAGGAGGATGGCTTCCAGCACAATGAGATGGAGGATAAAGACAGGGGAGAAACAAAGTCTCCAAGGAGGATCATTTACTTTGCAAATGGTGAAACCATGGAAGAGTACAGTacggaagaagaggaggaggaggagcagcagccactTGACACA TCCAAACTCTCCTGGGGGCTCTATCTGCGGCTGTGGGCAGTTCGAATCGCAACAACTTCACTTTTTA GTATTTTCTTTCAAGGAGATAGACATCCAG CTTGCGAATTCCTCGGTGGGAAGCTTGCCATGCTCTTTGGACTCAATGAACCTAAATATCAATATGCAATAGATGAATACTACAGAACACAGAAGAAG GAAAGTGAAGATGATGAAGATGGTGAAAAGATCTCTGAGACAAATGAGGCAGAATCTCTGAATGAAAAACACCACCTTGAGGTACAGAGTGTAGAATACGGATCTATTAGACTCAAGGATGCTATGGAGTTTTCTCAAAGAAGCacttttgcaaacattaatgagGCTTCAAAACATGACCTACAAAGTCCAAACTGTATCTCAGCTGTTAAGAAATGA